One genomic window of Conger conger chromosome 7, fConCon1.1, whole genome shotgun sequence includes the following:
- the brwd3 gene encoding bromodomain and WD repeat-containing protein 3, with the protein MAEDPCSQIEAELYYLIARFLQSGPCKKSAQILVEELEEYELIPKRWSWDGKQYKRNFEDWVKLNQHIPANYLLRLCQRIGPLLDREFAPSVPGVRTLLGLGKQSLLRSAKGCSYTVWSGTAFAALHRGRPPEPPLVHGGPPNVAAILGARQATGVARFSQALPSSTYQHMKMHRRILGHLSSVYCVAFDRTGRRIFTGSDDCLVKIWATDDGRLLSTLRGHAAEISDMAVNHENTLVASASCDKVIRVWCLRTCAPVTVLQGHAASITSIQFCPSVRGSARYLTSTGADGTVCFWQWNAVSMKFNERPVKFTERSRPGVQISCSSFSCGGMFLATGSTDHVIRVYYLGSEAPMKLSELDAHADKVVAVQFCNNSDSLRFVSGSRDGTARVWQYQQQEWKAITLDMTTRLPGSAAASGDDKTKLVVTMVAWDRGDSSVITAVSNYLLKVWSSTTGQLLHVLSGHDDEVFVLEAHPFDSRIMLSAGHDGNIYVWDLSKGAKIRNYFNMIEGQGHGAVFDCKFSADGQHFACTDSHGHLLIFGFGCSRPYEKIPDQMFYHTDFRPLIRDSNNFVLDEQTQQAPHLMPPPFLVDVDGNPHPPRFQRLVPGRESCKEEQLVPQLGYMANGEGEVVEQVIGQQTAGEEPEESLLDGLIRRLQNQQDEGVNSQEEPEAGESPGGLASPPNVGLRRSGQVEGVRQMHHNAPRSQMATERDLLAWSRRVVVNELQPGVSRVMEECRLVKGETECSLYNMERRKKPAHSAPRSEQQAPSMRSLRRTRHKQQRHTYHTRSAIERRPPDRARRTGSQGETDSDDDEAEEEQVEVTDGSSDGEDQWQSDSSSSDSSSEYSDWTADAGINLQPPKRPTRRPTRRPGNSSSEEDGDGDGEGAGAGEEARRPSPEKRKKSKQKKPSSSLSLGGRDAQEWLPPPWIMEIVPRRSPFVPQMGDELIYFRQGHQAYVRAVRKARSYSINPQKQPWNKLDLRDQESVKVVGIKYEVGPPTLCCLKLAFLDRISGKMTGDSFSLKYHDMPDVIDFLVLQQFYNEAKERNWQPGVRFRSIIDDAWWFGSVESQQPFQPEYPDSLFQCYAVRWDNGEREKMSPWDMEPIPDEASFPEQDGDGVPVTEEEVKSLLYRPQEGEWGLHTRDEDCERVIRGIDDLLTLDVAKAFSSPVDLRDYPLYCTVVAYPTDLGTIRRRVQNRFYRRISALMWEVRYIEHNARTFNEPQSPIVAAAKVVTDVLLRFIGDQSCTDVLGLYHKLKTEVSSDAEAEDMGSDVEVDSDTPGTSTGQRRAHSSSKKRGVVLDVNAWRGQCRELLRRMLESTDSEPFRQPVDLFAYPDYRDIIDTPMDLATVSETLAVGNYENPMEFAKDVRLIFSNSKAYTPNKKSRIYSMTLSLSAFFETQVLPIISDFKSAVRNQRRSRQRLSYRKRLRSNSSSPPTSRPSSPKGKHKSGKTHSKSSSKSSLPAARSRSRRSSQASEASGSTVADDDADSQPSSSSGTTSRRRGPGADRVTRSRATPDKRSELMGNGPLTNGAGRALSTATRRRLGLRAEGGAAPSGKSSSSSSSSSSSSSSSSSSSSSSSSSSDSDSSSSESEVAEFVDGGDHDYSKAPRLRPRHAAKGEASHGGKKRRKNEEEEEEEEEEEETRAAGKRARLEEPPEPQQEEQEEEDEEEEEEEEEEEPDEEEEPEEEEEEEEEEEEQDEEAATVQDQGAPQRKPRSGQRKTARVNTRNQGRRTVLYNDDSEDDGLAAGEDPLNLGMSRSGRVRRMTEKARVSHLMGWNH; encoded by the exons cTGCCATTCTGGGGGCCCGTCAGGCTACAGGCGTGGCGCGCTTCAGCCAGGCCCTCCCGTCCTCCACCTACCAGCACATGAAAATGCACCGGCGCATCCTGGGCCACTTGTCGTCGGTGTACTGCGTGGCCTTCGACCGCACAGGCCGCCGCATCTTCACG GGCTCAGACGACTGCCTGGTGAAGATCTGGGCGACGGACGACGGGCGCCTCCTCTCCACGCTGCGTGGCCACGCGGCCGAAATCTCCGACATGGCCGTCAACCACGAGAACACGCTGGTGGCCTCGGCCAGCTGCGACAAGGTGATCCGCGTGTGGTGCCTCCGCACCTGCGCCCCCGTCACGGTGCTGCAGGGACACGCCGCCTCCATTACCTCCATACAG TTCTGCCCGTCGGTCCGGGGTTCGGCGCGGTACCTGACCTCCACCGGGGCTGACGGGACCGTGTGCTTCTGGCAGTGGAACGCCGTCAGCATGAAGTTCAA CGAACGTCCGGTCAAATTCACTGAGCGTTCCCGACCGGGTGTCCAGATATCCTGCTCTTCCTTCAGCTGTG GTGGGATGTTCCTGGCCACTGGCAGCACTGATCATGTGATCAGGGTTTATTACCTGGGCTCTGAGGCACCTATGAAGCTGTCTGAGCTGGATGCCCATGCG GACAAAGTGGTTGCAGTTCAGTTCTGTAATAACAGTGACAG CCTGAGGTTTGTGAGTGGCAGTCGTGACGGCACTGCCAGGGTCTGGCAGTACCAGCAGCAGGAGTGGAAGGCCATCACCCTGGACATGACAACCAGGCTACCTGG GAGTGCTGCTGCCTCTGGGGATGATAAGACCAAGCTGGTGGTGACCATGGTGGCTTGGGACCGTGGGGACAGCTCGGTCATCACTGCTGTCTCCAACTACCTGCTGAAAGTGTGGAGTTCCACAACAGGCCAGCTCCTGCACGTCCTGTCG GGCCATGACGATGAAGTGTTTGTCTTGGAGGCACACCCCTTCGACTCCCGCATCATGCTGTCTGCTGGGCACGACGGCAACATCTACGTGTGGGACCTGTCCAAGGGAGCCAAGATCCGCAACTACTTCAACATG ATTGAGGGCCAGGGTCACGGAGCCGTCTTTGACTGCAAGTTCTCAGCGGACGGGCAGCACTTTGCCTGCACCGACTCCCACGGCCACCTGCTCATATTCGGCTTCGGCTGCAGCAGGCCCTACGAGAAG ATCCCGGACCAGATGTTCTACCACACAGACTTCCGGCCGCTGATCCGGGACTCCAACAACTTTGTGCTGGACGAGCAGACGCAACAGGCCCCCCACCTGATGCCCCCGCCCTTCCTGGTGGACGTGGACGGAAACCCCCACCCGCCCCGCTTTCAGCGGCTGGTGCCGGGCAGGGAGagctgcaaggaggagcagctGGTGCCCCAGCTGGGCTACATGGCTAATG GTGAAGGTGAAGTGGTGGAGCAGGTGATTGGCCAGCAGACGGCGGGGGAGGAGCCTGAGGAGAGTCTTCTGGATGGGCTGATTAGACGGCTGCAAAACCAGCAAGATGAGGGGGTGAACTCTCAGGAGGAGCCTGAAG CGGGCGAGTCGCCGGGGGGCCTGGCTTCGCCCCCGAACGTGGGCCTTCGGCGAAGCGGGCAGGTGGAGGGCGTGCGGCAGATGCACCACAACGCCCCGCGGAGCCAGATGGCCACCGAGCGAGACCTGCTGGCCTGGAGCCGCAGGGTGGTGGTGAACGAGCTGCAGCCGGGCGTGAGCAG GGTGATGGAGGAGTGTCGGCTGGTTAAGGGGGAGACGGAGTGTTCGCTGTACAACATGGAGAGGAGGAAAAAGCCTGCTCACAGTGCACCTAGG agTGAGCAGCAGGCCCCCAGCATGCGCTCCCTCCGACGGACGCGGCACAAGCAGCAGCGTCACACCTACCACACCCGCTCCGCCATCGAGCGCCGCCCCCCGGACCGCGCCCGCCGCACCGGCAGCCAGGGAGAGACGGACAGCGACGACGACGAG gctgaggaggagcaggtggaggtTACTGATGGCTCGTCTGATGGTGAGGACCAGTGGCAGAGTGACAGCAGCTCCAG CGACTCGTCCAGCGAGTATTCCGATTGGACCGCGGACGCAGGGATCAACCTCCAGCCCCCGAAGCGGCCAACCAGAAGGCCCACGCGACGTCCTGGCAACAGCAGCTCTGAGGAGGATGGTGACGGAGACGGGGAGGGCGCGGGGGCAGGGGAGGAGGCCCGCAGACCGTCGCcagagaagaggaaaaaatcCAAGCAGAAG aaGCCCAGCTCGTCCCTGTCGCTGGGCGGACGTGATGCACAGGAGTGGCTGCCCCCTCCCTGGATCATGGAGATCGTCCCGCGCCGGTCGCCCTTCGTACCGCAGATGGGGGATGAG ctcaTTTACTTCCGGCAGGGTCACCAAGCTTACGTCAGGGCGGTACGGAAAGCTCGGTCCTACAGCATCAACCCGCAGAAACAGCCATGGAACAAGCTGGACCTCAGG GACCAGGAGTCAGTGAAGGTGGTGGGGATTAAGTATGAGGTGGGGCCACCCACCCTCTGCTGTCTCAAGCTGGCCTTCCTGGACCGAATCTCAGGCAAAATGACTGGAGATTCCTTCTCACTCAA GTACCACGACATGCCCGATGTCATCGACTTCCTAGTGCTTCAGCAGTTCTACAACGAGGCCAAGGAGCGCAACTGGCAGCCAG GGGTCCGTTTCCGCAGCATCATCGACGACGCCTGGTGGTTTGGCTCAGTGGAGAGCCAGCAGCCCTTCCAGCCTGAGTATCCAGACAGCCTGTTTCAGTGCTACGCCGTGCG GTGGGacaatggggagagggagaagatgaGCCCGTGGGACATGGAGCCTATTCCAGATGAGG CTTCGTTCCCCGAGCAGGACGGCGACGGGGTGCCGGtgacggaggaggaggtgaagtCGCTGCTGTACCGGCCACAGGAGGGCGAGTGGGGCCTGCACACGCGGGACGAGGACTGTGAGCGTGTGATCCGCGGGATCGACGACCTGCTGACGCTGG ATGTGGCCAAAGCCTTCTCGTCTCCAGTGGACCTGAGGGACTACCCCCTTTACTGCACTGTGGTGGCGTACCCCACGGACCTGGGCACCATCCGCAGGAGGGTGCAGAACCGCTTCTACAG GCGGATATCGGCCCTCATGTGGGAGGTGCGTTACATCGAGCACAACGCCCGCACTTTCAacgagccccagagccccatcGTCGCGGCGGCCAAGGTCGTCACGGACGTGCTGCTGCGCTTCATTGG gGACCAGAGTTGTACAGATGTCCTGGGGCTCTACCACAAGCTGAAGACTGAGGTCAGCAGCGATGCTGAGGCAGAG GACATGGGATCAGACGTGGAGGTGGATTCGGACACACCTGGGACTTCCACTGGACAGCGG CGGGCTCACTCCTCCTCGAAGAAGCGCGGGGTGGTGCTGGATGTCAACGCATGGCGGGGGCAGTGTCGTGAACTCCTCCGCCGCATGCTAGAGAGCACCGATTCCGAGCCCTTCCGCCAGCCTGTCGACCTCTTCGCCTATCCG GATTACAGAGACATCATCGACACGCCCATGGACTTAGCTACTGTGTCGGAGACGCTGGCCGTCGGGAATTATGAGAATCCTATGGAGTTCGCCAAAGACGTCCGGCTCATCTTCAGCAATTCCAAGGCCTACACCCCCAACAAGAAGTCCCGA ATATACAGCATGACCCTGAGCCTGTCAGCCTTCTTCGAGACGCAGGTCTTGCCCATCATCTCAGACTTCAAGTCTGCCGTCCGGAACCAGAGGCGGAGTCGGCAGAGACTGAGCTACCGCAAACGCCTACGGAGCAACAGCAGCTCTCCGCCCACCAGCCGGCCCTCCAG TCCTAAAGGGAAGCACAAGTCAGGGAAGACTCATTCCAAATCGTCCTCCAAATCCTCCCTCCCTGCAGCGAGGAGCCGGTCCAGAAGGTCGTCTCAAG CGTCTGAAGCCAGCGGCTCCACGGTGGCGGACGACGATGCGGACAGCCAGCCCTCGTCCAGCTCGGGGACGACGTCCCGGCgcaggggccccggggccgaCAGAGTGACACGAAGCCGAGCCACGCCCGACAAGAGATCAG AGTTGATGGGCAACGGCCCCCTGACCAACGGCGCGGGACGGGCCCTGAGCACGGCCACGCGGAGACGGCTGGGCCTGCGGGCCGAGGGAGGAGCCGCGCCGTCGGGGAAGTCCAGCAGCAGCTCCTCGTCCTCTTCAtcgtcctcgtcctcctcctcctcctcttcgtcctcttcctcctcctcctcggacagcgacagcagcagcagcgagtCGGAGGTGGCAGAGTTCGTCGACGGGGGAGACCACGACTACAGCAAGGCCCCGCGCCTTCGCCCGCGGCACGCCGCCAAGGGGGAGGCCTCCCACGGCGGGAAGAAGAGGCGGAAaaacgaggaagaggaggaggaggaggaggaggaggaagagacgAGGGCCGCGGGCAAACGAGCCAGGCTGGAGGAGCCTCCGGAGCcccagcaggaggagcaggaggaagaggacgaagaggaagaggaggaggaagaagaagaggagccggatgaagaggaggaacctgaagaggaggaggaagaggaggaggaggaagaagagcaaGACGAGGAGGCGGCAACGGTTCAGGACCAGGGCGCGCCGCAGAGGAAGCCACGGTCCGGCCAGCGCAAGACCGCGCGGGTCAACACCCGCAACCAGGGCCGGCGGACGGTGCTGTACAACGACGACTCGGAGGACGACGGCCTGGCGGCCGGCGAGGACCCGCTGAACCTGGGCATGTCGCGGTCAGGGAGGGTCCGGCGCATGACCGAGAAGGCCCGCGTCAGCCACCTGATGGGCTGGAACCACTGA